In Leptospira selangorensis, the following are encoded in one genomic region:
- the flgB gene encoding flagellar basal body rod protein FlgB: MFQKTHFMKTQDLLEKGMNAASMKRKVLADNIANADVPHFKRSEVLFESMIKRALESEKIEASKAIPTRIEDERHISFFTPLDYKSVKPKANIDYLTTVRADGNNVDPEKEVMEASNSQMQYMMMVERLNANFRDLKNVMRLA; this comes from the coding sequence ATGTTCCAAAAAACACATTTCATGAAGACTCAGGACTTACTAGAGAAGGGAATGAACGCCGCCTCTATGAAAAGAAAAGTCCTCGCGGACAATATCGCAAATGCGGATGTTCCCCATTTTAAAAGAAGTGAAGTACTTTTCGAATCCATGATCAAAAGAGCATTGGAATCCGAAAAGATAGAAGCTTCTAAAGCGATCCCGACTAGGATCGAAGACGAACGTCATATCTCCTTTTTTACTCCATTAGATTATAAATCCGTAAAGCCTAAGGCAAACATAGATTATCTGACCACAGTCAGAGCAGATGGAAATAACGTGGATCCTGAGAAAGAAGTAATGGAAGCTTCCAATTCTCAAATGCAATACATGATGATGGTCGAAAGATTGAATGCGAACTTCCGTGATTTGAAGAACGTAATGAGGTTGGCTTAA
- a CDS encoding STAS domain-containing protein, translated as MGENSEIIEIKPELTALFNDYYAFRNQLMDAIAKKPVKIVLDLGKIPVMNSISISSLVWFCKNAKLEGIEIDIREIHPDLMKTFEVLKIDEYFQRI; from the coding sequence ATGGGTGAAAATTCGGAGATTATCGAGATCAAGCCGGAGCTAACTGCCCTTTTTAACGACTATTACGCATTTCGAAACCAGTTGATGGACGCAATCGCCAAAAAACCGGTTAAAATCGTCTTGGATCTGGGCAAAATTCCCGTGATGAATTCCATATCCATCAGTTCCTTGGTTTGGTTTTGCAAAAATGCAAAGTTAGAAGGGATAGAGATCGATATAAGAGAGATACATCCTGATTTAATGAAAACATTCGAAGTTCTTAAGATCGACGAATACTTTCAACGAATCTAA
- a CDS encoding tetratricopeptide repeat protein, with protein sequence MIICRKKLSAILLSSILLFGVSIGSKETETSDENQSILAPSPEGELPLPPQPTDQSEVSRRKYQILALNTETINLLRSNALARAQANIERLKKLDPDCLEYHYLNGAYLYVIGRYPQSKKALLKAVEINPSHDPSYYLLGMIFVRRSKWESSVSYFQKAVELANYNPFYRLNMALAYFETGQYLKAKAEAEKGIELKPNYRNLKLILLKVNFLLGNKADALAQCKEFAKEGFIHREFAYIYARLAMDLDKNFRKAIKLYNQFPDLPFNEKRFLAHAYFHTSNYRASANIYSIVSGSKIFSEEDRINYLRSLVYIKDYRRLESFVASWMLEEPEKKLKIQEALDTAELLRENDPKVYHMLPSRSPY encoded by the coding sequence ATGATTATTTGTCGGAAGAAACTTTCTGCAATCCTCCTAAGCTCTATACTCTTATTCGGAGTCAGCATAGGATCTAAGGAAACCGAAACTTCCGACGAAAACCAATCCATACTTGCCCCTTCTCCGGAAGGGGAATTACCTCTTCCTCCCCAACCAACTGACCAAAGCGAAGTCTCTAGAAGAAAATACCAGATCCTGGCTTTGAACACTGAGACAATCAATCTATTAAGATCCAATGCTCTTGCACGTGCCCAAGCGAATATAGAACGATTGAAAAAGTTGGATCCTGATTGTTTGGAATATCATTATCTGAATGGTGCGTATTTGTACGTGATAGGAAGATATCCCCAATCCAAAAAAGCACTTTTAAAAGCTGTGGAGATCAATCCAAGTCATGATCCATCTTATTATCTTCTTGGAATGATTTTTGTAAGAAGAAGTAAATGGGAATCTTCCGTATCCTACTTCCAAAAAGCTGTCGAGCTTGCGAATTATAACCCTTTTTACAGATTGAATATGGCTCTGGCTTATTTTGAAACAGGGCAATATCTAAAAGCAAAAGCGGAAGCGGAGAAGGGAATAGAACTCAAACCTAATTATAGGAACTTAAAACTTATATTACTAAAAGTGAATTTTCTTTTAGGAAATAAAGCGGATGCTTTGGCTCAGTGTAAGGAATTTGCGAAAGAAGGTTTTATTCATAGGGAATTTGCTTATATCTATGCAAGGCTTGCAATGGATTTAGATAAAAATTTCCGCAAAGCGATCAAACTTTATAATCAGTTCCCTGATCTTCCTTTTAATGAAAAAAGATTTTTGGCCCATGCTTACTTTCATACTTCGAATTACAGGGCTTCTGCAAATATATATTCTATAGTTTCAGGTTCTAAAATATTTTCGGAAGAAGATAGGATCAATTATCTCAGATCTTTGGTGTATATTAAGGATTATAGGAGATTAGAATCTTTTGTAGCTTCTTGGATGTTGGAAGAGCCCGAAAAAAAATTAAAGATCCAAGAGGCTTTGGATACTGCGGAACTTCTAAGAGAGAACGATCCGAAAGTATATCATATGCTTCCTTCTCGTTCTCCTTATTAA
- a CDS encoding LIC10301 family lipoprotein — MKKILFFLAILSLFIGCQPPLQERVLGIWERTSVCTADGQCKNSEPGKAPKLSIFRPGLAIYENPEDPENQRKIEYEFYEKETKSREPELIFRFLNLGFDIRYIVKKANKETLELSNPDLNNTEIYKKLGPAPE; from the coding sequence ATGAAAAAAATTCTTTTTTTCCTAGCGATCTTATCCTTATTCATAGGTTGTCAACCTCCTCTACAGGAGAGAGTCTTAGGTATATGGGAAAGAACTTCCGTTTGTACGGCTGACGGGCAGTGTAAAAATTCAGAGCCAGGTAAGGCTCCTAAACTTTCCATATTCAGGCCTGGACTTGCGATCTACGAAAATCCGGAAGATCCTGAAAACCAGCGCAAGATAGAATATGAATTTTACGAAAAAGAAACTAAGTCCAGAGAGCCTGAGCTTATATTTAGGTTTTTGAATCTAGGATTCGATATTCGTTATATCGTGAAAAAAGCGAATAAAGAAACTCTGGAACTTTCTAATCCTGATCTGAACAATACTGAAATTTATAAAAAATTAGGTCCTGCTCCAGAATGA
- a CDS encoding YbaN family protein, translated as MAEQKDYSHEVKLHRYGFVRYLLIIIGTISLILGIIGIFTPVLPTTPFLLLTAACYARASQKFYNWLMNNKYFGSFIRDWRIHKAIPLKAKIISVSTIVITMTISAIFAPLLPVRIGMAVIGICVIFYILRFPTKKEEAAE; from the coding sequence TTGGCAGAGCAAAAAGATTATAGCCACGAAGTAAAACTTCATAGATATGGATTCGTTCGTTATTTATTGATCATAATAGGGACCATATCCTTAATTCTTGGAATTATCGGGATATTCACGCCGGTTCTGCCCACTACTCCATTCTTACTTCTAACCGCCGCTTGTTATGCAAGGGCTTCTCAAAAGTTCTATAACTGGTTGATGAATAATAAATATTTTGGAAGTTTCATTAGAGATTGGAGAATCCATAAGGCAATCCCTCTTAAAGCAAAAATTATCTCTGTTTCCACAATCGTGATCACAATGACGATCAGTGCGATATTTGCACCTCTTCTTCCAGTTCGGATCGGAATGGCAGTGATCGGTATATGCGTAATCTTTTATATTCTTCGCTTTCCCACTAAAAAGGAAGAAGCAGCCGAATAA
- a CDS encoding NAD(P)(+) transhydrogenase (Re/Si-specific) subunit beta — MEKAYINLIYLVSSILFIIGLKLLSHPKTAVKGNFTGAFGMFLAVVGVFFEYGTINQNDIIIIGAALLVGTGIGTFIALKVEMTGMPQLVALLNGLGGLASFLVGGNSLMEILQPGHDTKQLADLQFTISTAATGIIGAVTLTGSLIAFGKLQGLISEKAVRYFGDQIVKVLFLIGSLYLGYLNVIEPTKIEWYWYIVLVASILGVLLVIPIGGADMPVVIALLNSYSGLAASATGFVLGNNVLIISGSLVGASGILLTQIMCKAMNRSLPNVLFGGLGAATSSADSGDIYTGKTKATSAEEVAMLLDMAQRVVIVPGYGMAVAQAQHAVRELYNQLTDKNIEVEFAIHPVAGRMPGHMNVLLAEADIPYDKMKEMDEINPTFNTVDVVIINGANDVVNPLAKTDPGSPIAGMPILDVDKAKTIIVIKRSLSPGFAGVPNPLFIQENCLMYFQDGKKATQEIVTALKDT, encoded by the coding sequence ATGGAAAAAGCGTATATCAACCTCATTTATCTAGTTTCAAGTATCCTTTTTATCATTGGATTAAAGTTACTTTCTCATCCTAAAACTGCAGTAAAAGGAAACTTTACCGGAGCATTCGGTATGTTCCTCGCAGTTGTAGGTGTATTCTTCGAATACGGAACTATCAACCAAAACGATATCATCATTATCGGTGCTGCACTCTTAGTTGGAACTGGAATCGGAACATTTATCGCTCTTAAAGTAGAAATGACAGGAATGCCTCAGTTAGTGGCGCTTCTGAACGGACTGGGAGGACTTGCTTCCTTCTTAGTTGGTGGAAACTCCTTAATGGAAATCCTACAACCTGGTCATGACACTAAACAACTTGCAGATCTTCAGTTCACAATCTCTACTGCAGCAACCGGTATTATCGGAGCTGTGACTCTTACAGGAAGTTTAATCGCTTTCGGAAAACTACAAGGTTTGATCTCTGAAAAAGCAGTTCGTTACTTCGGAGACCAGATCGTAAAAGTTTTATTCTTAATCGGTTCACTTTATTTAGGTTATTTAAATGTAATCGAGCCTACTAAGATTGAGTGGTACTGGTACATCGTACTAGTTGCTTCTATCCTTGGAGTTCTATTAGTAATTCCAATCGGTGGAGCGGATATGCCGGTGGTAATCGCTCTTCTTAACTCTTATTCAGGACTTGCAGCTTCTGCAACTGGATTCGTTTTAGGAAACAATGTTCTTATCATCTCCGGATCTCTTGTAGGTGCTTCCGGTATCCTTCTCACTCAGATCATGTGTAAGGCGATGAACCGTTCTCTTCCAAACGTTCTTTTCGGAGGACTTGGAGCAGCTACTTCTTCCGCTGATTCCGGCGACATCTATACAGGAAAAACAAAAGCAACTTCCGCAGAAGAAGTGGCAATGTTACTTGATATGGCACAAAGAGTGGTTATCGTTCCTGGTTACGGAATGGCAGTTGCTCAAGCCCAACACGCAGTTCGCGAACTTTATAACCAACTTACTGATAAGAATATCGAAGTTGAATTCGCGATCCACCCGGTTGCAGGAAGGATGCCTGGTCACATGAACGTTCTATTAGCAGAAGCTGATATTCCTTACGACAAAATGAAGGAAATGGACGAGATCAATCCAACTTTCAACACTGTGGACGTAGTAATTATCAACGGTGCAAACGACGTGGTAAACCCTCTGGCAAAAACAGATCCAGGTTCTCCAATCGCAGGAATGCCGATCTTAGATGTGGATAAAGCAAAAACCATTATCGTGATCAAACGTTCCTTAAGCCCAGGATTCGCAGGAGTTCCTAACCCGCTCTTCATCCAAGAAAACTGCTTAATGTATTTCCAAGATGGTAAAAAAGCCACCCAAGAAATCGTGACTGCACTCAAGGATACCTGA